Proteins co-encoded in one Astyanax mexicanus isolate ESR-SI-001 chromosome 1, AstMex3_surface, whole genome shotgun sequence genomic window:
- the rbm24b gene encoding RNA-binding protein 24b produces MHSSQKDTTFTKIFVGGLPYHTTDCSLRKYFEVFGEIDEAVVITDRQTGKSRGYGFVTMVDRPAAERACKDPNPIIDGRKANVNLAYLGAKPRILQPGFSFGVPQIHPAFLQRPYGDSEDDQTPLQCPSPFRQLMRIPAHYVYPQAFIQPSVVIPHVQPSPASTPTATAAAASAAAASPFLDYTSAAYAQYSTAYDQYPYAASPAAGYLTTAGYSYVQQPLASPTPAAAAAAAAAFSQYQPQQLQTDRMQ; encoded by the exons ATGCACTCCAGCCAGAAGGACACAACCTTCACCAAGATCTTCGTTGGAGGCCTGCCCTACCACACCACTGACTGCAGCCTGAGGAAGTATTTTGAGGTGTTTGGGGAGATAGATGAGGCGGTGGTCATCACGGACAGACAGACGGGGAAGTCCAGGGGCTATGGGTTT GTGACCATGGTCGACCGGCCGGCTGCAGAGAGAGCCTGCAAAGACCCCAATCCCATCATAGACGGAAGGAAGGCTAACGTTAACCTGGCCTACCTGGGGGCCAAGCCTCGGATATTACAGCCAG GTTTCTCATTTGGCGTCCCTCAGATACACCCAGCATTTCTTCAAAGGCCTTATGG AGATAGTGAAGATGATCAAACCCCGTTACAATGCCCATCCCCTTTCCGCCAGCTCATgag GATTCCTGCTCATTACGTGTACCCCCAGGCCTTCATCCAGCCCAGTGTGGTCATCCCTCATGTCCAGCCTTCACCTGCGTCTACTCCCACCGCCACCGCCGCCGCTGCTTCTGCCGCCGCCGCCTCTCCGTTCCTGGACTACACCAGTGCTGCTTACGCCCAGTACTCCACCGCCTACGACCAGTACCCATACGCTGCGTCTCCTGCTGCAGGCTACCTCACCACTGCTGGCTACAGCTACGTCCAGCAGCCATTAGCTTCACCAACACCTGCGGCTGCGGCGGCGGCAGCTGCAGCTTTTAGCCAGTACCAACCACAGCAACTACAGACTGACCGCATGCAGTGA